One stretch of Paenibacillus sp. AN1007 DNA includes these proteins:
- a CDS encoding ABC transporter ATP-binding protein, which yields MFRLETSKLDIAYEERLIVEDLNIQIPQGKITALVGANGSGKSTILKTMARIMSPKAGSVLLDGKSIHKQSTREVAKQLAILPQNPTAPEGLTVTELVSYGRFPYQKGFGSMRAEDKRMIEWAIEVTGMTEFHDRPIDQLSGGQRQRAWIAMALAQETDILFLDEPTTFLDMAHQLEVLQLLEHLNATANRTIVMVVHDLNHASRYAQHMIGIKKGKAVAQGSPVEVMTSDVLREVFNIEADIVMDPRSNVPLCLPYALAGERPKPAAPETKVMNSAMVHAGRTEHRVQAMGS from the coding sequence ATGTTTCGTCTGGAGACGTCCAAGCTGGATATCGCTTATGAGGAAAGACTGATAGTTGAGGATCTGAACATTCAGATCCCCCAAGGCAAAATTACCGCACTTGTTGGAGCCAACGGTTCGGGGAAATCAACGATCCTGAAGACGATGGCACGCATTATGTCTCCGAAGGCAGGCAGCGTGCTGCTCGACGGCAAGTCTATTCATAAACAATCCACGCGTGAAGTTGCCAAGCAGCTTGCGATCCTGCCTCAGAACCCTACAGCACCGGAAGGTCTGACGGTTACAGAACTGGTTTCCTATGGCCGTTTTCCTTATCAAAAAGGATTTGGTTCCATGCGTGCAGAAGACAAACGCATGATTGAATGGGCGATCGAAGTAACGGGCATGACTGAATTCCATGACCGTCCGATCGATCAGTTGTCCGGTGGACAACGTCAGCGTGCCTGGATTGCTATGGCACTTGCTCAGGAAACAGACATTCTGTTCCTGGACGAGCCGACAACCTTCCTTGACATGGCACACCAGCTTGAAGTGCTGCAGCTGCTGGAACACCTGAATGCCACAGCTAACCGCACCATTGTAATGGTAGTCCATGATCTTAATCATGCTTCCCGGTATGCTCAGCACATGATTGGTATTAAGAAAGGTAAAGCCGTTGCACAGGGTTCACCCGTAGAAGTGATGACTTCAGATGTACTGCGTGAAGTGTTCAATATTGAAGCAGATATCGTAATGGACCCGCGTTCCAATGTACCGCTCTGCCTCCCATATGCACTCGCTGGCGAACGTCCGAAACCTGCAGCTCCTGAAACCAAGGTGATGAACAGTGCCATGGTTCATGCAGGCCGAACCGAACATCGTGTACAGGCAATGGGCAGTTAA
- a CDS encoding (2Fe-2S)-binding protein — translation MGAINYTWLEQYGRISTSPASNPVYDILLASLRDTAQAEDMLKVYNEHLRADSLRTAAVYFMHSVRGLLLGIHYMNSMCDTMLDISLDNIRLQLVVQDGYPAFHFQLLDGTEHVHPAPPGKNEHESAAAGLARKAMLTAYYGEQLRPLIEGAAEAGGANTGQMWAQLASILTWFKTMAVQMDITEDERKAVIQGYEHVITMPPEILGLRKNLLHFKPVEIDSPYQPGEKMLMKSTCCLHYKVYGGQDYCYSCPKLSKAERQNRYEILAASR, via the coding sequence ATGGGCGCAATCAACTATACGTGGCTCGAGCAATATGGCCGAATCTCGACAAGTCCCGCTTCTAACCCGGTTTATGATATACTTCTGGCTTCGTTACGGGATACAGCGCAGGCAGAGGATATGCTGAAAGTATATAACGAACATTTGCGGGCAGATAGCTTGCGAACCGCGGCGGTGTATTTCATGCATTCTGTTCGTGGACTGCTGCTGGGCATTCATTATATGAATTCAATGTGTGACACAATGCTGGATATTTCTCTGGACAATATTCGGCTGCAGCTGGTTGTACAAGACGGCTATCCGGCATTTCACTTTCAACTGCTGGATGGTACCGAGCATGTACATCCTGCGCCTCCTGGTAAGAACGAACATGAATCTGCAGCAGCCGGATTGGCAAGAAAGGCGATGCTTACGGCTTACTATGGAGAACAGCTCCGGCCTCTAATCGAGGGTGCAGCCGAGGCTGGAGGGGCAAATACAGGCCAGATGTGGGCTCAATTGGCATCCATTCTGACATGGTTTAAGACGATGGCAGTGCAGATGGACATTACTGAGGATGAACGTAAAGCGGTCATTCAAGGGTATGAACATGTGATTACGATGCCGCCGGAAATTCTGGGATTGCGTAAAAATCTGCTGCACTTCAAACCGGTAGAAATCGATAGTCCGTATCAACCTGGAGAAAAAATGCTGATGAAGTCAACCTGCTGTCTGCATTATAAGGTATACGGTGGTCAAGATTACTGTTACAGCTGTCCCAAGTTGAGCAAAGCCGAGCGGCAAAATCGCTATGAGATACTTGCGGCTTCTCGGTGA
- a CDS encoding glutathione peroxidase, whose product MSVYSYKAVTTANQEVPLDMYQGKVLVIANTASKCGLTPQYGELQKLYDRYRDQGLVVLGFPCNQFGGQEPGTSEEAESFCQINYGVNFPVFAKVDVNGEDAHPLFQYLKEQQPGTGETSDIQWNFTKFLVNREGEVVGRIEPKESPESMSAAIEQLLG is encoded by the coding sequence ATGTCCGTATATTCGTACAAAGCGGTAACCACCGCAAATCAGGAAGTGCCGCTGGATATGTATCAAGGTAAAGTGCTCGTTATTGCAAACACAGCCAGTAAATGTGGACTGACACCTCAATATGGTGAACTGCAGAAGCTCTATGACCGTTATCGTGATCAAGGTTTGGTGGTGCTTGGTTTTCCATGCAACCAATTTGGTGGACAGGAGCCAGGTACAAGTGAAGAAGCGGAATCCTTTTGCCAGATCAACTATGGCGTAAACTTTCCAGTGTTTGCAAAAGTAGATGTGAACGGAGAAGACGCACATCCTCTGTTTCAATATTTGAAAGAACAGCAGCCAGGTACAGGTGAAACCAGTGATATTCAGTGGAACTTTACCAAGTTCCTTGTGAATCGCGAAGGTGAAGTCGTGGGCCGGATCGAACCAAAAGAATCACCAGAGTCGATGAGTGCTGCGATCGAGCAGCTGCTCGGTTAA